The following proteins are encoded in a genomic region of Thiomonas sp. X19:
- a CDS encoding transferase, protein MKRLRQRPAGQPFICQERGEVSLHFGMATVQSRMRVATPDKLVLDYTRGMMAFLLLAPEPRHIVMLGLGGGSLAKYCHAHLRHTRFTALEISPEVIAMRDLFAIPPDDDRLQVLCIDGAAWLHDNPACCDVLMLDGFDADGLPPALCSQAFFDDCAAALQPGGVLVSNIWAKDSLRAVLVQRLRQSFGDHVAAILAEDGENTIALASKQAAMPCAAELHERARQLSARHAVDLSSSAAKLAQALAMTPKASALREPATL, encoded by the coding sequence ATGAAACGTTTGCGCCAGAGGCCCGCCGGCCAGCCCTTCATCTGCCAGGAGCGCGGCGAAGTTTCGCTGCACTTCGGCATGGCCACGGTGCAAAGCCGCATGCGTGTGGCCACACCCGACAAACTGGTGCTGGACTACACCCGCGGCATGATGGCCTTCCTGCTGCTGGCGCCCGAACCCAGGCATATCGTCATGCTGGGTCTGGGTGGCGGCTCGCTGGCGAAATACTGCCACGCCCATCTGCGCCACACCCGATTCACGGCGCTGGAAATCAGCCCCGAGGTCATCGCCATGCGCGACTTGTTCGCCATCCCGCCCGACGACGACCGGCTGCAGGTGCTGTGCATCGACGGCGCCGCCTGGCTGCATGACAACCCGGCTTGCTGCGACGTCCTCATGCTCGACGGCTTCGACGCCGACGGACTGCCGCCCGCGTTGTGCAGCCAGGCCTTCTTCGACGACTGTGCCGCCGCGCTGCAGCCCGGCGGTGTGCTGGTGTCGAACATCTGGGCCAAGGACAGCCTGCGTGCCGTTCTGGTGCAACGGCTGCGTCAGAGCTTCGGCGACCATGTCGCCGCCATCCTGGCGGAGGACGGCGAAAACACCATTGCTCTGGCCAGCAAGCAGGCCGCCATGCCATGCGCAGCCGAGTTGCACGAGCGCGCCCGCCAACTCTCGGCCAGGCATGCGGTGGACCTGAGCAGCAGCGCCGCCAAATTGGCGCAGGCCCTGGCCATGACACCCAAGGCGAG
- the lysS gene encoding lysine--tRNA ligase — MTSDKNDSPADASQGGHSTLLAERRQKLAALRAQGTAYPNDFKPDAQAADLHAEYGAMDAEILQAQAVRVKIAGRLMLKRVMGKASFGTLQDGSGRMQIYVTNDHAGESGHAAFKHFDLGDILGCEGLLFKTRTGELTVQAGSVRLLAKNLQPLPDKFHGLEDVETRYRQRYVDLVVTPESRQRFVRRGQIVSALRHEMEEAGFVEVETPMLHPIPGGANAKPFATHHNALDQQMFLRIAPELYLKRLLVGGFERVFEINRNFRNEGISVRHNPEFTMMEFYAAYWNHRDMMDYTEALIRQAAIRACGTARLPYQGREVDLESPFARMSVRDSLVQAAGLSLAEAADPAVLRERIQAAGEKAPAHWSLAELQFGLFEAVVEAQLWQPTFIVDHPVEVSPLARASDADPGITERFELFATGREIANGFSELNDPEDQAARFAAQVANKDAGDEEAMYYDADYIRALEVGMPPAGGCGIGIDRLVMLLTDAPSIRDVILFPALRRQAG, encoded by the coding sequence ATGACTTCCGACAAGAACGACAGCCCGGCCGACGCGAGTCAGGGCGGACACAGCACACTCCTGGCCGAGCGGCGGCAGAAGCTCGCGGCGCTGCGCGCCCAGGGAACCGCCTACCCGAACGACTTCAAGCCCGACGCACAGGCGGCCGACCTGCATGCCGAATACGGCGCGATGGACGCCGAAATCCTGCAGGCCCAGGCCGTGCGGGTCAAGATTGCCGGGCGCCTGATGCTCAAGCGCGTGATGGGCAAGGCCAGCTTCGGCACCCTGCAGGACGGCAGCGGCCGCATGCAGATCTACGTCACCAACGACCACGCCGGGGAGTCCGGCCACGCGGCGTTCAAGCATTTCGACCTGGGCGACATCCTCGGCTGCGAGGGGCTGCTGTTCAAGACCCGTACCGGCGAACTCACCGTGCAGGCCGGCAGCGTGCGCCTGCTGGCGAAAAATCTGCAGCCCCTGCCGGACAAGTTCCACGGCCTGGAAGACGTGGAAACCCGCTACCGCCAACGCTATGTGGACCTCGTGGTCACCCCCGAGTCGCGCCAGCGCTTCGTGCGGCGCGGCCAGATCGTCTCGGCGCTGCGCCACGAAATGGAAGAGGCCGGTTTCGTCGAGGTGGAAACGCCCATGCTGCACCCGATTCCGGGCGGCGCCAACGCCAAGCCCTTCGCCACCCACCACAACGCGCTGGACCAGCAGATGTTCCTGCGCATCGCGCCCGAGCTCTACCTCAAACGCCTGCTGGTCGGCGGCTTCGAGCGCGTGTTCGAGATCAACCGCAACTTCCGCAACGAAGGCATCTCGGTGCGCCACAACCCCGAGTTCACCATGATGGAGTTCTACGCCGCGTACTGGAACCACCGCGACATGATGGACTACACCGAAGCGCTCATCCGCCAGGCCGCCATTCGCGCCTGCGGCACCGCGCGCCTGCCCTACCAGGGCCGCGAGGTCGATCTCGAATCGCCCTTCGCCCGCATGAGCGTGCGCGATTCGCTGGTGCAAGCCGCCGGGCTCAGCCTGGCCGAAGCCGCTGATCCCGCCGTGCTGCGCGAGCGCATCCAGGCCGCCGGCGAAAAAGCCCCGGCACACTGGAGCCTGGCCGAACTGCAATTCGGCCTGTTCGAGGCGGTGGTGGAAGCACAGCTCTGGCAGCCCACCTTCATCGTCGACCATCCGGTCGAGGTCTCGCCGCTGGCGCGCGCCAGCGATGCCGACCCCGGCATCACCGAGCGCTTCGAGCTGTTCGCCACCGGGCGCGAGATCGCCAACGGCTTTTCCGAACTCAACGACCCCGAGGACCAGGCCGCGCGCTTCGCCGCCCAGGTGGCGAACAAGGACGCCGGCGACGAGGAAGCGATGTATTACGACGCCGACTACATCCGCGCGCTCGAAGTGGGCATGCCGCCCGCGGGCGGCTGCGGCATCGGCATCGACCGGCTGGTGATGCTGCTGACCGACGCCCCGAGCATTCGCGACGTCATCCTGTTCCCAGCCTTGCGCCGCCAGGCCGGCTGA